One stretch of Methermicoccus shengliensis DSM 18856 DNA includes these proteins:
- the thiD gene encoding bifunctional hydroxymethylpyrimidine kinase/phosphomethylpyrimidine kinase produces the protein MLTLLTIAGSDSGGGAGIQADLKTFAALGAHGVSVITATTAQNTLGVKHVHHIPTEHVAAQLEAVLEDFDIRWAKTGMLPTEECIELVARHANELQLVVDPVVYAQSGARLIGNDALKALMELLTRCAVATPNIREAEMLSGIRIRDERDVLAAGNALLDMGVPTVVITGGHLSGSDYLFSPEGTHEIGGNLIEGGTHGSGCTYSAALAFYLASGLSMVDACERAKRFVVNAIRFSHSSLGGGTSPVNQMGELRMTAERYTVLSDVRRAVGMLTSHEGFASLIPEVGSNIGMAIELAENEGDVAAVCGRIVRARGLARACGDVEFGASGHVARMILAAMKVYPDLRAAMNIRYSEPVLDACMDMGLTMGSFSRKDEPEGVSTMEWGITSVLSRMKADVVYDGGDVGKEPMVRLFGRSATEVAKRALRIAQSVRR, from the coding sequence ATGCTCACCCTTCTCACGATAGCGGGCTCAGATTCTGGAGGTGGGGCTGGCATTCAGGCAGACCTGAAGACGTTTGCGGCGCTGGGTGCCCATGGCGTGAGCGTGATAACTGCCACCACTGCCCAGAACACCCTTGGCGTCAAACACGTGCACCACATTCCCACAGAGCACGTGGCAGCCCAGCTGGAGGCGGTGCTCGAGGACTTCGATATAAGGTGGGCAAAGACGGGTATGCTCCCCACAGAGGAGTGCATCGAGCTCGTGGCGCGCCACGCCAACGAGCTTCAGCTGGTGGTGGACCCCGTGGTGTATGCGCAGAGCGGTGCAAGGCTCATAGGAAACGATGCCTTAAAAGCGCTGATGGAGCTGCTCACACGGTGTGCGGTTGCCACCCCCAACATAAGGGAGGCCGAGATGCTCTCTGGCATCAGGATAAGAGACGAGCGGGACGTGCTCGCTGCTGGCAACGCCCTTCTGGACATGGGCGTGCCGACAGTGGTAATAACTGGAGGACATCTTTCTGGCTCAGACTACCTCTTCAGCCCAGAGGGAACACATGAGATAGGAGGCAATCTCATCGAGGGGGGGACGCATGGCTCTGGATGCACATACTCCGCAGCCCTCGCGTTCTATCTCGCAAGCGGGCTCTCCATGGTGGATGCGTGCGAAAGGGCAAAGCGGTTCGTGGTGAATGCCATCCGCTTCAGCCATTCATCGCTGGGAGGGGGCACAAGTCCCGTAAACCAGATGGGTGAGCTTCGGATGACCGCAGAGCGCTATACCGTGCTCTCTGATGTCAGAAGGGCGGTGGGCATGCTGACGTCCCATGAGGGCTTCGCATCCCTCATTCCCGAGGTGGGCTCCAACATAGGCATGGCAATCGAGCTGGCAGAGAACGAGGGGGATGTGGCTGCGGTGTGTGGCAGAATCGTCAGAGCCAGAGGACTGGCGAGGGCGTGTGGTGATGTTGAGTTTGGAGCCAGCGGACACGTTGCCCGCATGATTCTTGCCGCAATGAAGGTATATCCCGACCTTAGGGCAGCGATGAACATCAGATACTCGGAACCCGTGCTCGATGCGTGCATGGACATGGGACTTACGATGGGCAGCTTTTCCAGAAAGGACGAGCCAGAGGGTGTCAGCACGATGGAGTGGGGCATCACGAGCGTGCTCTCTCGAATGAAGGCCGATGTGGTGTATGATGGCGGTGATGTGGGCAAGGAGCCTATGGTCAGGCTGTTTGGGAGGTCCGCCACAGAGGTCGCCAAGAGGGCGCTGAGGATAGCACAGAGTGTGAGACGATGA
- a CDS encoding deoxyuridine 5'-triphosphate nucleotidohydrolase, with the protein MLSKTTLKKLVEDGLIRDAPNIALQLQPNGVELTLSSVERFTGVGRLAFDNSERINAPTESIPFDEDGWVYLPQGAYVVRFNEVVSIPRGYGALAKPRSSLLRSGATLHTAVWDAGYVGRGMSLLMVYNPHGFWLKRNARIVQLVLFVLDEGADEVYRGEYLGEGVE; encoded by the coding sequence ATGCTCTCGAAGACCACACTCAAAAAGCTGGTGGAGGATGGACTCATCAGAGACGCTCCAAACATTGCCCTTCAGCTACAGCCCAATGGCGTGGAGCTCACGCTGAGCTCTGTGGAGCGCTTCACGGGGGTGGGCAGGCTCGCATTCGACAACTCTGAGAGGATAAATGCTCCCACCGAGAGCATCCCGTTCGACGAGGATGGCTGGGTATATCTCCCCCAAGGGGCGTATGTGGTGAGGTTCAACGAGGTGGTGAGTATTCCCCGTGGCTATGGCGCCCTTGCCAAGCCCAGATCGAGCCTGCTGAGAAGTGGTGCCACCCTTCACACAGCCGTGTGGGATGCGGGATACGTGGGAAGGGGAATGAGCCTGCTGATGGTGTACAACCCCCATGGGTTCTGGCTGAAAAGGAACGCACGGATTGTGCAGCTCGTGCTGTTTGTGCTCGATGAGGGAGCAGATGAGGTGTATCGAGGCGAGTATCTGGGCGAGGGAGTGGAGTGA